A region from the Nocardioides coralli genome encodes:
- a CDS encoding cell division protein SepF has protein sequence MSGAMRRIGEYLGLLEDTGRYDDYDSDYETADTPSVPGRSSAMESRPAPVSDLSERRKPGSGPTGIVAEMSRITTLHPRTYNEARTVGENFREGVPVIMNLSEMDDNDAKRLVDFAAGLVFATRGSIERVTNKVFLLSPPNVTVAAEDKQRLAEGGFFNQS, from the coding sequence ATGAGCGGCGCGATGCGCAGGATCGGCGAGTACCTCGGCCTGCTCGAGGACACCGGCCGGTACGACGACTACGACAGCGACTACGAGACCGCCGACACGCCGTCGGTCCCTGGCCGGTCCTCGGCGATGGAGTCCCGACCCGCCCCTGTGTCCGACCTCTCCGAGCGGCGCAAGCCGGGCTCGGGACCGACTGGAATCGTTGCCGAGATGTCGCGTATCACCACCCTGCACCCCCGTACCTACAACGAGGCTCGCACCGTCGGCGAGAACTTCCGCGAGGGGGTGCCGGTGATCATGAACCTCTCGGAGATGGACGACAACGACGCCAAGCGGCTCGTGGACTTCGCTGCCGGCCTGGTGTTTGCCACGCGTGGCAGCATCGAGCGCGTGACCAACAAGGTGTTCCTGCTCTCGCCCCCCAACGTGACCGTCGCTGCCGAGGACAAGCAGCGCCTCGCCGAGGGCGGTTTCTTCAACCAGAGCTGA